GTCGTCAGCCTCGCAAAGACGCCCCGCGCGTCCGCGTCGAGATAATTGCGGTCCGCAATCCCCTGATGATTGTCGGGCAGAGGCAATTTCGAATATTCCTGAAAGTACGCGCGTATGGCATTTTCAATGCTCTTCGCGTCGGTCTGCACGCGCGCACGCCTGGCCCGCTCCATCGATGATTGCAACGCCGGCATGAGAATCCCCACTAGGATGCCAATAATGGCAATGACAACCAGCAACTCAATGAGCGTGAACGCGTTGCCGAAGCCGCGACAATGTGGGAATCGATTCATGGTATCCATCTCCGAATCTTAGATTACACTAGATATTTATGAGGGTTGATCGAAATCGGCGGGAGGTCCTCTAAAAGTAGCCCACCCCCGACTCGATATCGTCCGCGGCGTTGGTAAGATTCGGGCCGGACGACCAAATCCGATACGCAAACGGCATCGCCGCCGAATTCGAATAGTAGTAGCCCTGGCCCCAAGGGTCGACGAGTCGGAGGTCTTTGACGTAATTCGACATTGCGCTCGCAAACGTCACGCCGGATACCGAGATGTTGGTCACCGGCCCCACAAGTGAGCCGCTAGCCGGCCCAAAATATCGGCCATGTTGTATCCGATACTCCTCCAACGCCGCCTTGATCATCTCCATATCGGCGATGGCCCGGCTTAACGCAGCCTTCCGGTTAGAAAAATTGGAGACGCCGATAACAATACCGATAAGGACCGCAATGATCGCCGCGACGACGAGCATCTCCACCAGCGTGAAGGCGTCGGTTCGCCGAGCAGACGGCCACTCTTGGCCCCGTCGGCCCGCGGTCCTGGCCGCGTTGCGCCCACCCGATTCGCACGCAGCGGACGGGAACGACGGCGCGGCGGATAGCGGTCCGTCGGATATACTTCGATTTTTCATATCCCGCTTTCGAATCGAAATTTGAAATGTTTACAAAATTCGAACATACACGGGGTTTTCGACGAGGGAAAGCAAGAAGATGCCCCCAAGCGCACGCCGTCCATCCCTGCGAGGCTTGGCTTGCCGACCAAACGGATCTCGTATTGCCGCGCATCGGCTAGCATCGTCCCCCGGATAAATCCTAAACCGTGGTACGAACCCCTCATAATTTCGAAATGCGAGCGCCGAATTGGGGTTTCCCCTCGCCGGTGGGGGCCGTAAACTCGAACCATGGATACGTGGTGGGCACAACTTGGGCGTAATCTGCCACTCTGGTCGGGTGTCGCCGCTTGGGCGATCGCCCAGGCGATCAAAATGGCCCTTGCCTGGCGGAAGACGCGCGAATTCGATTTCCGATATTTTGTAAGCACGGGCGGGATGCCCAGCGCCCACTCCGCGTTTGCCTGCGCGCTGGCCACTTCCGCCGGCCTGCATTCGGGATTCGATTCTCCCGTATTCGCGATCGCGGCTGGTTTTGCGATCATCGTGATGTTTGACGCGCAGAGCGTCCGCCGAGCGGCCGGCCTACAGGCGCGGCTTCTGAACCAGATCGTCGAGGAACTCTTCAAGGAACACCATCTCTCGGGCCAAAAACTCGCGGAACTGCTCGGCCACACGCGGCTCGAGGTCTTTTTCGGCATGCTGCTCGGCATCGCCGTGGCCGTCGCCCTGTACCACGCGCGCGGCGGTTAGCGGATCGCGCATGAATTCGAAAAAGGTTGCGCGGAGATACACGCCCACCTAATCTGTTTGATAATTATGTATCAATTAGTAATCGCCCTCGTTGCCGCTGCTGTCGCACTCACGCCCGCTTCGCGCGCTGATGCGCAGTCCTCCGGACTCCGTATTGTCGCGACAACGCCCATCCTCGCTGACGTCGCGAAGGTGATCGCGGGAGATCGGGCCAATGTGGAAACTCTGTTTCCGGCCGACGCCGACCCGCACGCCTTTGAGCCGGGTCCCCGCGATGCTGCGCGCCTCGCACGGGCAGACCTCGTCGTCGTCAACGGACTGGGATTGGAAATCTTCCTCGAAAAATTCCTTGAAGCCGGAAAAGTGGATCCCGGCCGCCTCGTGGTCGCTTCGGAAGGCCGGGTCCCGCGCACGGCCAGCGATGATCCCGAAGGACACGGGGAAGCCTGTGAACATGATCATGAGCACGGGCACGAACATCCTCATGAGCATGGACCTGTTGATCCTCATGTATGGCTGGATCCGGAGTGGGTCGCGCACTGGGCGCGCCGCCTGGCCGAATCGTTCGCCGCGCGCGATCCGGCGGCTGCCGCTGGCTATACGAGCCGATGCGAACAGTTTGTTGAAGCTCTCGCAGAGCTGGACAAGGAGATTCGTTCGCTTTTCGAACCGATTCCTGCCGAGAAGCGCGTCCTGGTGACCGATCATAACACGTTTGGATATTTTGCAGAACGCTACGGCGTGCGCGTCATCGGTCACATATTGCCCAATATCTCCACGATTTCCGAAATCTCCGCGCGGGATCTGGCCGCGCTCCAAAACGCCATGCGCGAGGCCGGCGCGCGGGTGATCGTTGCCGAGGAGACCGAGAATCCGGCCCTCGCCCAGCGCGTCGCGGAGGACGTCGGCGCGCACCTCGTCCTCGTGCGGACGCACACTTTGGGACCACCGGGAAGCGGCACGGATTCGTACATTGGGCTTATGCGCACGCTCGCTGAGCGTCTCGCGAAAGCCTGGCAGGCGGATAGGCCGTGAACACAACACCAGTTCGTCAGCCGTTGATCTTCCGCCATGCCGCGCACAATTCAGGCGCACCAGCGGTCGAAACGCGGGACCTCACGGTTCGATTTGGAACCCTGACGGCGCTTGAAAAGGTCTCATTTGCCGCACGGCCCGGTGAGCAAGTTGCCATCATCGGCCCCAACGGTGCGGGAAAAACGACCTTGTTCCACGCGATTGCCGGCCTGCTGGAGCCCGACGAGGGGGCCGTGTCCGTCTTCGGACACCCGCCCGACCGCCACGCCTGCATCGCATACCTCACGCAGCGGAGCCACGTTGATTGGCACTTCCCGGCCACCGTTCGCGATGTGGTGTTCATGGGCCGCTTGCGGCACATCGGATTGTTTCGTCGGGCCGGACCGGCCGACGCCGAGCGGGTCGACCGCTGCCTCGATCTCGTCGGATTAACCCCTTTGGCCGATCGCCGAATCGACGAGTTGTCTGGCGGCCAGCAGCAGCGCATGTTTATCGCCCGCGCCCTCGCCCAAGAGGCGGCGGTTTTGCTGCTCGACGAACCATTCAATGGACTCGATGCCCAAACGGCCCGCGACCTTCTGCAGATCCTGCAAGAATCGGCACGGCAGGGCGTGTGCCTGTTGGTTTCCACGCACGATCTGGACCTGGCCTCCGACCACTTCGAGCGCGTCGTGCTCATCAACCGTCGGATCATCGCCGACGGCCGGCCCGACAAGGTGTTCCGGGCTGAAAGCCTCGCGGCGGCTTTTGGCGGTGCGGCCCACCTCATACGGGCCGCGGATGGAACGGTGGTCGTCAACACGCTTTGCTGCGGAGGTCTTTCCCCATGACCGACCTTTGGTCGGCCCTCGCAGAGCCGTTTCAGTACGCGTTTATGCAGCGCGCTTTCGCTGCCGCCGCGCTGGTGGGTGTGGTCTGCGCGGTTCTGGGCACCTTTGTCGTGCTCCGGGGCATGGCCTTCATGGGCGATGCCCTGTCACATGCGATTCTGCCCGGCGTCGCAGCCGGCTATCTCCTGCATGGCGGCGACCGCGGACCGCTGTTCTGGTGGGCGCTGGGGGCGGCTCTTGTCTCCGCGTTCGGCATCGGCGCCATCTCCCGCGGAGCACGTCTTCGCGAAGATACGGCGATTGGCATCATCTTTGCCGGGATGTTTGCGCTCGGAATCGCAATGGTGTCCACCACGCGCAGCTACGCCACCGATGTCACCCATATCCTGTTCGGAAATATTCTCAGCGCCGGGCCCGCCGACCTTAGTCGGATGGCCGTATTTGGCGCGCTCGCCCTCGGGACGGTCGCACTGCTCTACAAGGAGCTCGTCACGTACACTTTTGATCCCCTCTTTGCAGCAACCCTCCGCCTTCCCGTGCGCCTGCTCCATTATCTCCTGCTTGCGCTCCTGGCCATCGGGGTAGTCCTCGGGCTGCAGACGGTCGGCGTGGCGCTGATCATTGCCCTCCTGGTCACGCCGGCGGCCGCGGCATCGCTAATTACGCGCCGCCTGCCGGCCCTCATGGCGGTGGCAGCGGCCGTCTCGGTCGCATCCGGCGTGGCCGGCTTGTACATCTCCTACTACACGGGAATCGCGACCGGGCCTGCGATCGCGTTGATTTGCACAGTGGCATTTCTGATCGCTTTCGCCTTCACGCGCTCCCGGCGCAGCCGAACCACGTCGCGCTGATCCGCAAGACGAGCGCCTTGCCAGATGGTATAGTGCGGCGATGATCGAAATCCGGCTGAAACCCGATCGCGAGCGCCCCGTCCTTCACGGCCATCCCTGGATCTTCTCCGGCGCGGTTGAGGCATGGTCCGGCGCGGACAAAGGCCCCGGTCCGGCGGAGGTCTATTCGCATCGGGGCGATTGGATCGCTCGGGGCTGGGCGCATCCGCGTTCCACCCTCGCCGTACGGATCCTCACCCGCTCGCGCGAGGAACCCATCGGCGAGGACCTCATTGCGGACCGGCTCGATCGCGCGCTCGACCTGCGCGAACGACTGTTTGGGCCCGTCGGCCTCGACGGCGATACCAACGCCTACCGACTCATATTTTCGGAATCGGACGGCCTTTCCGGACTCATCATTGACCGCTACGCGGACACACTGGCCGTTCAGATCGGAGCGGCCGCATGGACGCCTTGGCTGCCCTTCATTCGCGAACATCTCGCCGCGCGCACGGGAATTCGCCGTTTTTACGCCTCTGCTGATCCCGATGCGGTCGATCGGGAGGGGCTCGATCCGCGCGCCATCGAGTCGGCCGGTCTTCATGCGCCAGCCGTCGCGCGGATCCGCGAGTCCGGATTTGAATACGACGTCGACCTCGTCAGCGGCCAGAAAACGGGGTTTTACCTCGACCAGCGCGAATCACGACGCCGCGTCGCCCCTTTCGCTCGGGACGCGGATGTGCTGAGCGTCTACTGCTACACCGGCGCCTTCGAGATCCACGCTGCCGCCGCCGGAGCGCGCTCAATCCTTGGCATCGACGCCTCCAGGGTTGCCATCGATCGCGCGCAGGCTCATCATGCACTAAATCGCCTCAACGTGCCCGCCTCGTACCGCGAGGGCGATGCGCCCACCCTTTTACGCCGCCTGCGCGACGAGGCGCGCTCGTTCGACCTTGTAATTCTGGATCCACCCCGCTTTGTGGCCAGTGAACGCCAGATCGAAAAGGGTCTTCGCGCCTACAAAGACATCAACCTGCTGGCCTTGAAGCTGCTGCGCCCCGGCGGCATCCTTGCGACCTTTTCCTGCTCGGGCTGGGTCAAACTCGACAACCTCCGACTTGCGCTCGCCTGGGCCGCCACCGACGCCGGCCGGGAGGTGCAAATTTTGGAAACGCTCGCCCAGCCGCCGGACCACCCCGCCCTGCTCTCCTTTCCGGAAAGCATCTACCTGCACGGCCTGATCGCCCGCGCCGTTTGACAAGGGGGCGTACCCGCAGTAACGATATCTTTGGGGTTCGACGGGGTGCAGCATGGGCAATCACCGGCCTACCCATGATGAGGACGAGGCCCGCAGATTTGAGGAGTGGGCCAAGAACACGGCCCTGTTCCGCCACTGGCGAGACCTCAAGGAGGACATTCTACGCCACAAGTGGTTTGAAAGTGAACGGGCCGGTCGGGACGTCGGCTGGGATCGAGCATTCGTCGACTACAATCTGAAAATCCGCCGCAAGAAAAAGCCCTAAGAAGGCGGCGCTTTATTCACACCGTTCGTGGCGACGACCGGGCGCTTGAATAGATTATCCAAATAAAAAATGAGGATACGCCGTCGACCATCCGGTCACAGATTTCCATGGTATGGAAAATAGACCTCGAGGAGCTTCCATTCCATGGAATTTCCACACCATGGAGAAATCACCGGTTTCCATGTCAATCAGACTGACGGGTTGTCCTACCAGACGGCTCGCGTCTCCCGTGCATTCATCCCTCGCTGCCGGCGACGGATTGAACGCAATCCGGAATTTTGTATCTTAATACGTATGAATTCAATTCGCCTTCATTTTCTCCTGCCCACTTGCCTCGGCGCGTGGATGGCCATTGCCGCCGCGCAGGATGCCATACCTCATCGTCCGAAACTGGTCTGCGATGAACCCGAATACGATTTTGGCACGGTGGACTCATCGACGGTTGTCGATCACACGTTCACGATCCGCAACGAGGGAACACTGACACTGGAGATTACGCGGGTGCACGCCTCCTGCGGCTGCACCGTCGCAAGCATCTCAAGCCAACAGATTCCGCCGGGCGGTGAATCCAAGATTTCGGCGCGCCTGTCCCTGCAGGGACGCAGCGGACCGCAACAGAAGACCATCCTCATCGAATCGAACGATCCGGATCGCCCGCAGTTCGTGCTCACGATGCGGGGCGTGGCCGGCTCGGCGCTGAATGTCGCGCCACAGTCAATCTTGGACCCGCGCGTCGCCCCCGGATCCACGCCCCGCGGAAACGTAATCATTTCCAGCGGTGATGGGGCCGAGTTCGCGATTCGCTCGGTGGAATCCACATCGGAAAAGCTGCGCGCGTCGGTGCAAACGCTAGAAGATCGAAAGGCGTACCGGATCGATGTCGAGCTCGCCGAGCCGCTGGAGAGCGGATCTTTTTCCGCCCGGCTGGTGGTCCAGACCGACCATCCGAAACGGCCGACGGTGGAAATTCCCGTGGGCTTCATCGTGGTTCGGGAAGTGATCGTCGCGCCTCGTGAAATTGTGTTCGACCAGGAGG
This genomic interval from Kiritimatiellia bacterium contains the following:
- a CDS encoding type II secretion system GspH family protein — translated: MKNRSISDGPLSAAPSFPSAACESGGRNAARTAGRRGQEWPSARRTDAFTLVEMLVVAAIIAVLIGIVIGVSNFSNRKAALSRAIADMEMIKAALEEYRIQHGRYFGPASGSLVGPVTNISVSGVTFASAMSNYVKDLRLVDPWGQGYYYSNSAAMPFAYRIWSSGPNLTNAADDIESGVGYF
- a CDS encoding divergent PAP2 family protein; this encodes MDTWWAQLGRNLPLWSGVAAWAIAQAIKMALAWRKTREFDFRYFVSTGGMPSAHSAFACALATSAGLHSGFDSPVFAIAAGFAIIVMFDAQSVRRAAGLQARLLNQIVEELFKEHHLSGQKLAELLGHTRLEVFFGMLLGIAVAVALYHARGG
- a CDS encoding metal ABC transporter substrate-binding protein; protein product: MYQLVIALVAAAVALTPASRADAQSSGLRIVATTPILADVAKVIAGDRANVETLFPADADPHAFEPGPRDAARLARADLVVVNGLGLEIFLEKFLEAGKVDPGRLVVASEGRVPRTASDDPEGHGEACEHDHEHGHEHPHEHGPVDPHVWLDPEWVAHWARRLAESFAARDPAAAAGYTSRCEQFVEALAELDKEIRSLFEPIPAEKRVLVTDHNTFGYFAERYGVRVIGHILPNISTISEISARDLAALQNAMREAGARVIVAEETENPALAQRVAEDVGAHLVLVRTHTLGPPGSGTDSYIGLMRTLAERLAKAWQADRP
- a CDS encoding metal ABC transporter ATP-binding protein — its product is MNTTPVRQPLIFRHAAHNSGAPAVETRDLTVRFGTLTALEKVSFAARPGEQVAIIGPNGAGKTTLFHAIAGLLEPDEGAVSVFGHPPDRHACIAYLTQRSHVDWHFPATVRDVVFMGRLRHIGLFRRAGPADAERVDRCLDLVGLTPLADRRIDELSGGQQQRMFIARALAQEAAVLLLDEPFNGLDAQTARDLLQILQESARQGVCLLVSTHDLDLASDHFERVVLINRRIIADGRPDKVFRAESLAAAFGGAAHLIRAADGTVVVNTLCCGGLSP
- a CDS encoding metal ABC transporter permease: MTDLWSALAEPFQYAFMQRAFAAAALVGVVCAVLGTFVVLRGMAFMGDALSHAILPGVAAGYLLHGGDRGPLFWWALGAALVSAFGIGAISRGARLREDTAIGIIFAGMFALGIAMVSTTRSYATDVTHILFGNILSAGPADLSRMAVFGALALGTVALLYKELVTYTFDPLFAATLRLPVRLLHYLLLALLAIGVVLGLQTVGVALIIALLVTPAAAASLITRRLPALMAVAAAVSVASGVAGLYISYYTGIATGPAIALICTVAFLIAFAFTRSRRSRTTSR
- a CDS encoding class I SAM-dependent rRNA methyltransferase, with protein sequence MIEIRLKPDRERPVLHGHPWIFSGAVEAWSGADKGPGPAEVYSHRGDWIARGWAHPRSTLAVRILTRSREEPIGEDLIADRLDRALDLRERLFGPVGLDGDTNAYRLIFSESDGLSGLIIDRYADTLAVQIGAAAWTPWLPFIREHLAARTGIRRFYASADPDAVDREGLDPRAIESAGLHAPAVARIRESGFEYDVDLVSGQKTGFYLDQRESRRRVAPFARDADVLSVYCYTGAFEIHAAAAGARSILGIDASRVAIDRAQAHHALNRLNVPASYREGDAPTLLRRLRDEARSFDLVILDPPRFVASERQIEKGLRAYKDINLLALKLLRPGGILATFSCSGWVKLDNLRLALAWAATDAGREVQILETLAQPPDHPALLSFPESIYLHGLIARAV
- a CDS encoding DUF4032 domain-containing protein yields the protein MGNHRPTHDEDEARRFEEWAKNTALFRHWRDLKEDILRHKWFESERAGRDVGWDRAFVDYNLKIRRKKKP
- a CDS encoding DUF1573 domain-containing protein; this encodes MNSIRLHFLLPTCLGAWMAIAAAQDAIPHRPKLVCDEPEYDFGTVDSSTVVDHTFTIRNEGTLTLEITRVHASCGCTVASISSQQIPPGGESKISARLSLQGRSGPQQKTILIESNDPDRPQFVLTMRGVAGSALNVAPQSILDPRVAPGSTPRGNVIISSGDGAEFAIRSVESTSEKLRASVQTLEDRKAYRIDVELAEPLESGSFSARLVVQTDHPKRPTVEIPVGFIVVREVIVAPREIVFDQEGSDPVSRFVLVRNADGSPVELDGIEPPDGSVMVTTQPFGANGIRVLLRNLVPSREMNGRVLRIHARHAAPIEVPIRVQGAGS